The sequence ctttctctctctgcggaaggaagtttttaattctacccgaagctattttaatttcaacggtgcttctttgcgctatttgtacccactgatcccgttacgatctttgcaaggacccgtgccttcgttttacgttggacccgtttgcggaagtaaaattccgacaagcggtggtaatcctgcagggacaccgttctgggaaaaaacctcttagaaggtcacgtctccacgctcagccatgagcattaataaaaacaagaggaagggggagtctctgaattctccacttccttcaaagaaacaaggtttcaagaccctcctgccaaagcgcggagaaaatagaaggaagctggagaattcagatattccttctaactctaatatcggaaataattcttctccaatcgaactgagcaatcagttcgatttgattaatgatgaaattgagcaaatcgaatatacctctagcccaggtgattcgattcatgcgaaaaagcaaaggattccgccaattgtggtatctgttgccgagttttctggcttccggaatgagattttgagtaaccttcagggtttcatttcagattgctagaaagggtgactgccgcgttttgccgggatcctttgacgatcgcaaacgtcttcttcagtatttaactgagaagcgccataaattcttcatgcacgacgacaaaactgagcgattgttcaaagtcgtcttgaaaggtctccccagtgatgataaatcactggatgagattaaaattgaaatttctcaattacttggtttttcaccagtccaagtaattaagatgaaaaaaaaatcccactctggtacttcccagaggggcatttctcaagaattttatttagttcattataacaaaagtgaactaaataatatgaaaagttggaaaaggcctgaattatgtcccatgtccgtgttacatgggaacatttccgcaggcctggggaaaatttccaaatccccacccagtgccgtgagtgccaaaagtggggtcatggaaccaaacattgtcacatggatgctctcacgccaaggacgcatgtcctgtgagagaagattccaataaatttaagtgcgcaaattgtgggggcaatcataaatccaatttctgggaatgcccttcacgcaaaaaagttttgaattcccgtgcaaaattgatgacaggaaattccaatcggatcccagattcgacgggtagaaatttttcaaacgctcaaatttcgaaaccggttatcggtcgagcaattcatacccaccacaattcacaaacaaattttgccgctcgtcaaggtagcaagcacttcagtaaattccaattttcgaatgtacctacgtatgcaaacatcgctgctggtagacaaaatttctcttctcaaaatgaggtttatacctgATCACGATACTCGCGTGCCGTCACTCGAAGGACTTGCTTCGCTAATTTAATTAGCCCCGAAAAGATCACCGCAATGCAAAGTTCTCCACCAAATGCACTAAGTCTCGTCAGGGACTTTGACGATTTTTACCACTGCACCGTATCACTCGAGCGCGCAAAGATAAAGTTGGCAGTTTTGCTCAACACTTAGAATAATTTTGTGTCATCTAGGGACCAAAGAAACGACCGACCGTAGTTGTTTGTTCTTCAACGTATTATTTGCTACTATTTACAATTATCAGTTTGCTATTCCTCCTTTTCCACAGCTGAGATGGTTGACCATCGGCTATCATCGCTGCAAGATACTCTCCTGCTCTGCTCTCTACAGTGTCTTGTTTCAAACGACTGGTTCGTGTCATTTGGAACGGCGCAACTTTGTTAGATGAAAGCGAATTCAATTTTGATCATTATACTTAAACCTAACATTCCGGCCACCTTGAAACATGGATGTTTCAACTTAATAACTACTACATGGTGGTTCTACGGTAATAATCCATTATGCAGCTTGGAACGTTGCAACTCATCGTCGTGGTCTACCGGTTGGCACGAGAGTTCATGATCGTGCCTCAGGATGATGAAGGATGTTGCAGAACGGACGTCGTAGATTACCGGGAACAAAGAAAAAGACCAGGTAGATCTTACGAGAGAATGGTAAACTATTGGACCTGCAATTACCTTTGCAGAAACACAGGTGAGCATCGAGCAAGTTCTCCCACAATGGGTTGCTCTACCTGGTTTCTGTTATGTTGATCTTGGTGTCGGAAGCAGTGCAATGCGAGCTACGGCGCGCACCACTTCGTTGGCGTTCGCTGTTTTCAGGGTTACCACACGGACGACGCCATCCTTTCCTGGGTGGAGCTTGACAATTTTTCCCAGCGGCCAGTTTGCTGGCGGAACGTTGTCCTCCTTGATGATGACGATGGCGCCCACCTCGATGGTGACGGGCGGATTGCAACCTTTAGTTGCACGGGACTGCAGTTGTTGCAAGTACTCGGGGTACCAGCGAGACCAGATCTGCTGCAGATGCTTCTGGGTGCGATCCCAGTGGTCCAAACGGTTGTCGGCGGTCTCCTTCCAGTTGGATTCAGGAACCGCTTGGAGGTTGCTTCCGACAAGGAAGTGTCCTGGGGTCAAGACGTCTAGGTCGGTTGGGTCCTCCGGTATCGGTGTCAGGGGCCGAGAATTCAGACACATCTCGACTTGTGCCAACAAGGTCAGTAGATCCTCGTAGGCAAGATTGACGTTGCCGACTATCTTCAGCAAATGATTCTTCGCCGATTTGACTGCGGCCTCCCAGAGGCCTCCGAAGTGTGGTGCTCGCGGTGGAATAAACTTCCAGATGATTTCGTTTCCGGAGCACCAGTCGAAAATTTGGTTTCGATCGGCGGCTTCAGTCTTCAACATGCGATAGACTCGGTTGAGTGCATGCGAAGCTCCTTTGAAGGTAGTGGCGTTGTCCGAATGGAGTTCGACGATCCTTCCTCTGCGGGCGACTAAACGACGGAGTGCAGCTAGGAACGCTGGAGTCGATAAATCGCTCACTAACTCGATGTGGACCGCCTTGGTCGAGAAACAAACGAATATGGCCACGTAGACTTTCGTGGGGCCACGGGTTCGTACTGCTGACTTCACGTAAAATGGCCCACAATAGTCGACACCGCAAACGGAGAACGGACGCGTCGGCGACACTCGCGATACCGGCAGATCGGCTGTGCTCTGCTGGACTAGAGTGGGCTTGGATCGGAAACAAGTGTGGCATTGGTGAAAAACGGACTTGACAAGATTTCTGCCGCCAAGGATCCAGAACTTCTGACGGAGAGTGGCTAGCAGGAGTTGTGGCCCTCCGTGCAGTAGGCTAATGTGACAACTGCTAGCCAGCAGAGCAGACAGCGGATGTTTGGCAGACAGAACGATCGGGTGCTTGTTTGCGACGGATAGTGCGGCGTTACGTAGGCGACCACCGACGCGAAGAGTACCGTCTTCATCCACGAACGGTTTCAGCCACTTCAGCGATGATGACTTGGCGACACGTTCGCCATTCGAAAGATCCGACAACTCCTCAGCAAATGTTTCCTTCTGCGCTAAACGGCAGAGTAGGTATTCAGCGTGCTGGAGCTCGGAAGTGGTGAGTGGTACGATGGACGTTGAGATGGATCGGATACTAATGGCCAACGGAGGAAGAGATGATCCGGAACTGCGCAACTCTATGCGCTTCTTCAATCGCTGGATATAGCGGCCGCAGAATGCAACCACACGACGTAACTTGTTGTAGCGAGAGTAACGAGAAAACAGATCTCCACAGAAATCTGCTTGTGCGGCGGTCATTGCCACAATCGGTGCTTTGCGCCCTTCTTCGGACGCTGCCGGGGAATTCTCCTGGTCGATGACGGTCTTGGGCCAGTATTCAGGTGACAGTGCGAGCCAGGAAGGGCCATGCCACCAACGGGAACAGTTGATAATGTCCGTTGGATTGAGGCCGCGCGAAATATCGTCGGCAGGATTTTCGGAACCAGCTATGTGCCTCCAGTGGTCTATACTTGTGGTGGCCTGGATCTTCGACACGCGGTTAGCGACAAATGTTTTCCAGTGGGTTGGAACGGCACGCAGCCATTGAAGTACGGTgctggaatcggaccagaaatAGGCGGTGGTGGTGGTCTTCAGCGAGGCATCCACCTTCTTGAAGAGCTGAGTTGCCAGATGTGCTGCACAGAGCTCTAGTCTTGCGATGGAGTGGTGCGTGGATAGCGGCGCGACTTTTGACTTCGATGTCAAGAGCTGGACTCGTATACCTTCCGCCGATTCCGTGCGAACGAAGCAGCAAGCTCCATAGGCAACGAAAGATGCATTGGCGAAGAAATGGAGCTGGGTAGTAGCACCAACTGTCGAAAACAGGAACCAAGGAACTTGGACTGTAGCTAGAATGTGAAACGTGGTGTGGAACGTGGTTGTAACTGATTCGGCAATAGAGAATCCCACTCGCAGAGAACACCGCCATGCTTCAATGCCTATAGACGCTGCATGAAAAGCTTTGCCTTTGCAATGACCGGACCCAACAGGCCCAGAGGGTCGAAAATCTTGGCGATGTACGACATTACCTTCCGCTTGGTAAAAATGACAGCTGGGAGAGGTACTTCTACCTTGAATCGAAGGTTGTCGGCCTTTGGAACCCACAATAGACCGAGCGTGGAGATCATCTGCTCATCCTGCAGATCGTGGAGAGGTTGGATGGCCAGATCTTCTGGCGGAACATCATGGAGGACTTCTAGAGCGTTCGACGCCTAGTTCTTCAGCGAAAATCCAGCGGAACCGAGCATGGCAGTGCCTTGAAGATGAAATGCTTTGGCGGATTCCACGTTAGATGCACCGGACAATAGATCATCAACGTAAAAATCTTTCACCACTGGGTTGACAGCAGCAGGATAGAACTCCGCCTGGTCGATGGCAATCTGCTGGAGTGTCTTCGTTGCAAGGTACGGTGCGCTAGCCGTACCGTATGTCACGGTCTGTAGTTCGAACGTAGCGATCGGATCGGATGGACATCTGCGATAGCGGATTCGAAGGAGACGGCGATCGTCGGGATGATGCAATACCTGCCTGTACATCTTCTCGACGTCTGCTACTATGGCAATGCGTTTTGTCCGGAATCTCGTGTAGATGGAGTAGAGGTCTTGCTGGACGACTGGTCCAACAAGGAGCGTGTCGTTCAAAGAATAGCCGGACGAGGTCTTGCATGACGCGTCGAAAACTACCCTGACCTTCGTGGTAGTGCTGGATTCCTTGAAGACGACGTGGTGGGGGATGTAGGAGTGTTCAATTCGATCATCTACAGGCTCTGGTACTTCCTGCATGTGACCAAGCTGTAGATACTCCTCCATGAATCGATGGTATGAGTGGATCTCTATCTAATCGCCGTTCAAAGCTCAGGAAGCGACGATCGGCTATCGACCTTGATTCTCCGAGAACCTTTTCGGAATCTTCAgctttccgaatttccgaagacgCACAATGTACCGCCCTGCGGAAATGCGCATCGTAGTAGCAGCATAGAGTTCTTCGCATAGAGTTTCTTCGGTAGATCGAACTGGAGCTGATGGAATTGTTTTCATGTCCCTGAGCTTGCGTAGAGCGGCTTCCTGTCGATCGTCAGCAGTGGAGAGGTAGAACCGTGGAATGCAGGTAGCCGAGCGAGATGCCGGACCAGTGATCGCCCAACCAAAGAGAGTTTCGACTAGCCATGGAAAACCTTCACCCAGAGAAATCTCCCGTGTGGAGTTCCCAGTACGTTTAACTACCGATGACGAGGTCTACGTTTCCGGGAACATTGAACTGTGGATCTGCTAGCTCGACGCCTGAAATTTTCCACGCTGAAATATCGATCGGCGTAGTTAATAGCTCCGACGATGGCTGCTTCAGTACCAAATCGTTCGATCTCCCGACTCGATGGTTGCTGTAATGGCACTACTAATCTTCTGTGTGGAGGATCCGATGCCTGCGACGGATACGTCCACTGTAGACCGGCGGCTGAAGAGGATCTTCGCCAACGGTTTCGAAATGAAATTCGACATCGATGCCGAATCGAGGAGAGCACGAGCCTTGTGCGAGATGCCGTGGTCGTCAACGATGTTGAGAACAACCGTTTCAAGCAGCGTCATGGTGCATGCAGTTTGGACTGCCATGTTAACTTGGCGGGACGTTGATGGAAGCGGCTGCTGAACGGAGGAAACTGAAGAAACAGCGGGCTTCGACGACACGGCTGGCTCTGTTGTGCTTACTTGCATTGCTGACGTAGCTGATACATTCGCTGGAGTGAAATCATGCAGAAGCAAGTTGTGCTTCTCATGACCCGTACGGCAGTTGTATTTGGAATTGCACTTCTTGGGTTGATGGTCAATGCTGAGGCAGTTCCAACACAGGCGCTTTTGGGAAGCCAACACTTGGCGTTGACTGACGTTCTTCCCAAGAAACACCGGACATATTCGAATGGAATGACTGTCCGAACAGGAAAACGGACAGGAGTAACTGGAGTGGATGAGGCTGATGCATTGACCGACACTTTCTGCTTGAAGCTTTTCTGCTGGAAGCCGGCCACCTTCGACGAGGCTGGTTGATAACTGTCTGGCCCGACGGAATTGAGTATCCGCACCCGCTGGTAGAGAAAATCGACCAGTTCATCATACTTCACATCGTCCTTGTGGCTAGTCTTCTCCTCCCAAGCACGTAGTGTGGCGTGATCCAGCTTGTACGAGAGCAGGTAGATGAGTGGCAAGTCCCAATATTCCACCGGTTCGCCCAGTTTGGCTAGGGCGCGAACATGACGTTGATAATCGTCGACCAAACCGTGGATGCGTGTTGCACACTCCTGCTTCACTGCGGGCAGCTCGTACAGCGCCTTGAAGAGTTGCTTCTTAAGGTATTTCCGGTTGTCGTACCTCTTCAGCAATGTGTCCCAGGTTGTAGCGTAGCTATCGGCGGCGATATCGACCGATTCAAAGTGTTTCTTGGCGCTACCCTCGAGAGATTGGAGAAGGTATTGGAGCTTGGCGACTGTGGGAATATCGCCGTTCACGTGGATCATCGAAGTAAACGTGTCCCGGAATGAAATCCAACGTGAAAAGTCCCCATTGAACTTCGGTAGGTCGATTTTTGGCAGACGGAGGTGGAAGTTTGCTTGATGTTGCTGTGGAGCGTGTATCGAATCGTTCAATGCCGACTGGTTAGGATCCCCGGCGCGCTTCGAGAGA comes from Armigeres subalbatus isolate Guangzhou_Male chromosome 2, GZ_Asu_2, whole genome shotgun sequence and encodes:
- the LOC134209995 gene encoding uncharacterized protein LOC134209995, with translation MEEYLQLGHMQEVPEPVDDRIEHSYIPHHVVFKESSTTTKVRVVFDASCKTSSGYSLNDTLLVGPVVQQDLYSIYTRFRTKRIAIVADVEKMYRQVLHHPDDRRLLRIRYRRCPSDPIATFELQTVTYGTASAPYLATKTLQQIAIDQAEFYPAAVNPVVKDFYVDDLLSGASNVESAKAFHLQGTAMLGSAGFSLKN
- the LOC134209994 gene encoding uncharacterized protein LOC134209994, with the translated sequence MAVFSATTVQVPWFLFSTVGATTQLHFFANASFVAYGACCFVRTESAEGIRVQLLTSKSKVAPLSTHHSIARLELCAAHLATQLFKKVDASLKTTTTAYFWSDSSTVLQWLRAVPTHWKTFVANRVSKIQATTSIDHWRHIAGSENPADDISRGLNPTDIINCSRWWHGPSWLALSPEYWPKTVIDQENSPAASEEGRKAPIVAMTAAQADFCGDLFSRYSRYNKLRRVVAFCGRYIQRLKKRIELRSSGSSLPPLAISIRSISTSIVPLTTSELQHAEYLLCRLAQKETFAEELSDLSNGERVAKSSSLKWLKPFVDEDGTLRVGGRLRNAALSVANKHPIVLSAKHPLSALLASSCHISLLHGGPQLLLATLRQKFWILGGRNLVKSVFHQCHTCFRSKPTLVQQSTADLPVSRVSPTRPFSVCGVDYCGPFYVKSAVRTRGPTKVYVAIFVCFSTKAVHIELVSDLSTPAFLAALRRLVARRGRIVELHSDNATTFKGASHALNRVYRMLKTEAADRNQIFDWCSGNEIIWKFIPPRAPHFGGLWEAAVKSAKNHLLKIVGNVNLAYEDLLTLLAQVEMCLNSRPLTPIPEDPTDLDVLTPGHFLVGSNLQAVPESNWKETADNRLDHWDRTQKHLQQIWSRWYPEYLQQLQSRATKGCNPPVTIEVGAIVIIKEDNVPPANWPLGKIVKLHPGKDGVVRVVTLKTANANEVVRAVARIALLPTPRST